A region of the Microbulbifer pacificus genome:
ATGCTGAACAGGTGCTTCTCGCGGCCGATCACCAGCGCGTCGATTTTTTCCCGCTCCAGGCGCAGTTCGATCGCGTTCTGGATCTTTTCGAGCAGCTCCTTGCGGTTGCCGCGGGCGGCGACCAGCGCCGCGCGCAGCCGGCTGGCGCGCAGTGGATAGGTGGCGAAGAAGGCGCGGTCCTCGAACTCGATCCGCACATCGTTCATACCCAGGCGGTTGGCGATGGGGGCGTAGATTTCCAGGGTTTCGCGGGCGATACGCGCGCGCTTTTCCGGCTTCAGCGAGCCGAGGGTGCGCATGTTGTGCAGGCGGTCGGCGAGCTTCACCAGAATCACGCGGATATCCCGCGCCATGGCCAGTGCCATCTTCTGGAAGTTTTCCGCCTGTTTTTCCGCCGGGCTGTCGGTCTCGAACTGGGTCAGCTTGGAGACCCCGTCCACCAGGTCCGCCACCTCATCCCCGAACTGCTCCGCCAGCGCCGCTTTGGGGATGCCGGTGTCCTCGATGACATCGTGCAGCATGGCCGCGGCCAGGCTCTGGGCGTCCATATGCATGCCCGCCAGGATGGTGGCGACGGCGAGGGGATGGGTAATGTAGGGTTCGCCAGAGCGCCGGGTCTGGCCCTCGTGGGCCTGCTCCGCATAGAAATAGGCGCGGCGGACGAACTGGATCTGGTCGGGGGGAAGGTAGGACGAGAGGCGATGGGCCAGACTGTCGATAGTGTGCAAAGCCGCGCTCGCCTCTTAGATTTCCTGCAAATCCTGCATCAAAACGTCGGTGTCGGAATTACAGGTCCTGCTCGGACAGGAATACCGGCGCCGGCGCAGCGCGGCGCACAGGCTCGTCTTCCGGCTCGTCGAGGATGCTGGCGTCCACGAAGCCCTCTTCGATTTCGCGCAGGGCGATCACGGTGGGCTTGTCATTTTCTTCCGGCACAAAGGGGTCGCGGCCACCGGTGGCGATCTGACGGGCGCGCTTGCTGCCCACAATCACCAGCTCAAAGCGGTTGTCTACGTGGTCGAGGCAATCTTCAACGGTAATACGTGCCATATATCTTCTGTTCCAGTGTGGGTTCGCCCGGTTGGGCAAAATTGGCGAATTCTGTTGTCCGCAGGGAGTAGCCCGGACGGATTGGGGGTAGCTATTCTACCGGACCGCGCGGTGTACGCAAATCGAACAGTCGACAAGACTGGTGCTTTCTGGCGGTTTAGTGGCGGCGTCGCTACCGGGAACAGCCTCGTGAGACACGCCGTGAATCCATCCCTGGGGGCTCTGCACCGCCATCCATGGCGGTGAAGGTCTCACAAGACTGTTCCCGGCATCGACGCCTTCGCAGAGAGTTCAGCCTGCTTGGTGTGTGTTACTGCGTCCGCAACAGCGACTGCAACAGCGCGGTGTGGCGCTCCTGCTGTCGTACCAGCCGCTGGCGCTCTGCGACCATGATGGCGCGCAGTTCACCGAGCGCGGTGGTGAAATCGTCGTTGATGATCAGGTAATCGGTTTCCACATAGTGAGACATCTCGTTGATCGCCTGCGCCATGCGCTTGTCGATCACCGCCTGATCGTCCTGGCCGCGCCCGGTGAGACGCTCCAGCAGTGCCTGCTGCGACGGCGGCAGGATGAAAACCCCCAAGG
Encoded here:
- the rpoZ gene encoding DNA-directed RNA polymerase subunit omega, producing the protein MARITVEDCLDHVDNRFELVIVGSKRARQIATGGRDPFVPEENDKPTVIALREIEEGFVDASILDEPEDEPVRRAAPAPVFLSEQDL